Part of the Sporosarcina sp. FSL K6-2383 genome is shown below.
TTTTAAGGAGGTAATTAAAAATGGAACAACGAATTGATTATTACAATTTGGCACCAGTAGCAATTGAAATCATGATGGAGATGGAAAAGTATACGAAAACTACAGGTATAGACCGGAAACTTCGTGAACTTATAAAAATTCGAGCTTCTCAAATAAATGGTTGTGCATACTGTATTAACATGCACACGGCAGATTCTAGAAAAATGGGAGAAACGGAACAACGTTTATATTGTATTAGCGCTTGGAGAGAGTGTACCTTTTATTCAGATGCAGAAAAAGTAGCTCTTGAGTTGACAGAGCACGTGACTTTAATCCCGACAAAACGTGTACCAGATGAGCTTTATCAACGAGTACGTGAACATTATGACGAAAGACAATATGTTGACCTTGTTCTAATTATCAACCAAATCAACAGTTGGAATAGAATTTCTATTGCAATGGGGAATACGGCAACTGAAAAATAATAACTCACAGTGAACATCTTATAGTGTTCGTTTCGAATACATTTAATAATATTGTTTATCTTCAGTATTCGGTCGCGATTGTTGAACAACATAGGTAGAAAATAATCAATTTTTTTAAAAATTAAACTTAAATCCGCTGAATAAGAATCCCTTTTGATCAATCTTTTTTCAAAAGGGATTTGTTAAATTTATCGTGAAGTATGGGTTTGTGAGATTTTTTTAATCAAACTTTATTCACGAGCTACACTAACCTGTCCTTAATATACTGTATATAAAGCTGGTTTGGCTTTATAAAAAATCCTAAACTCCGAGTACTTAGAATACTCTATTTTGGGATACTATGTTTAAATCGTAGTGTACTAATTCTCTGTAGTCTCCAGCGAAGGCACCTTACTGGGGGTAGCCCAAGCACCAAGCGTTGTTAAGAGAATTCTTCAGGTTAATTTCCCGACACGTTTACCCTTCCATTAACAAGGCAATAGATAAAAGAGGAGCGTGAAACCATGGATCATTTTGATGCAATTATTATTGGATTTGGTAAAGGTGGAAAAACATTAGCTTCACTGCTTGCTAAGGAAGGTCAGCATGTGGCGATGATTGAAAAGTCCGCTGCCATGTACGGCGGAACTTGCATTAACATTGCTTGCATTCCCACAAAATCACTCGTTCATCAATCAAATGAACGGAAGCTTTCCAGTGCTTCTAACGAGGACTTTTACAAACAAGCAATTGAACAAAAGGACGGATTAACTTCATTTTTACGTAATAAGAATTTTCATATGCTGGATGATGCGGAGGGCGTCACCGTCTATACAGGAACCGCTACATTTCTAAATGACAGCAAAATTCAAGTAACAACTGACAATGAAACACTGGAGTTATCCGCCGATAAATTCTTTATCAACACAGGCTCTTCCCCGATTATCCCAACAATCGAGGGATTGGACAACGCTGATTTCGTTTATAATTCGACGACCCTTCAGCAGTTAGAGGAGCTTCCTGAAAAACTAGTCATTATCGGCGGGGGCTATATTGGCTTGGAGTTTGCTTCAATTTATGCAAATTTCGGTTCAGCAGTAACCGTGATTGACAGCTCTCCATTGTTTTTACGCAATGAAGATCGGGATATTGCCGCTGCAGTGAAGAAAGTGCTTGAGGCAAAAAACATTACTTTTGTTGTCGATAGCCAAGTGAAGTCCATTGAAAATCGGGATGGTGGAGTGGCCGTTTCTTATCAAGCAGGTGATTCCATTCAGGCAGAGGCATACGGCAATGCATTGTTATTGGCTACGGGAAGAAAGCCGAATACAGAAGGCCTTGGTCTTGAAAACACGGCGATTGAAGTAAATGAGCGAGGGGCCATTGTCGTCGATGATGTATTGAAAACAACGGTGGATCATATTTGGGCTCTAGGCGATGTCAATGGCGGTCCTCAGTTCACGTATATTTCGTTGGATGATTTCCGGATTGTCAAAGACCAGCTGTTTGGTGCTGGGAAGTATACAAGAAAACAGCGTAACAACGTGCCTTACTCCGTATTCATTGATCCGGTTTTATCGCAGGTGGGGTTGAATGAAAATATGGCGAAGGAACAAGGGATTGCCTACAAAGTAGTGACACTTCCCGCGGCAGCCATTCCACGTGCACGTGTTGTTCAGCAAACGGACGGGCTGTTAAAGGCTCTTGTCGACCCCGACTCCCAAGAGATTTTAGGGTGTACCTTGTTTTGTGCAGAGTCGAGTGAAATGATCAATATCGTTCGGGTTGCCATGGAAGCCAAATTGCCGTATACATTTTTGCGTGATACGATTTTTACGCATCCAACGATGAGCGAGGCATTAAATGATTTGTTTGCGGTATCGATTGATTAACAAAAAACAAGACCTTCCACACCGCATGGAAGGTCTTATCATTATTCTTTAACGAATTCTTTTGTGCTTCTCACTGTATCAATCGGACGCACCATTTGCTCAATTTGCTCGCGTTGCCCTTCCAAGAATGGAGGCAACGATAGCTTTTCGCCAAGCGTTTCATAAGGTTCATCACCCATGAAGCCCGGTCCGTCTGTAGCAAATTCGAATAGAATGCCGGGTGCTACTCTTGAATACAACGATCCGAAGAAGAAGCGATCGACGAAGCCAGATGTACGTAGGCCAAAGCTTTCG
Proteins encoded:
- a CDS encoding FAD-containing oxidoreductase, with product MDHFDAIIIGFGKGGKTLASLLAKEGQHVAMIEKSAAMYGGTCINIACIPTKSLVHQSNERKLSSASNEDFYKQAIEQKDGLTSFLRNKNFHMLDDAEGVTVYTGTATFLNDSKIQVTTDNETLELSADKFFINTGSSPIIPTIEGLDNADFVYNSTTLQQLEELPEKLVIIGGGYIGLEFASIYANFGSAVTVIDSSPLFLRNEDRDIAAAVKKVLEAKNITFVVDSQVKSIENRDGGVAVSYQAGDSIQAEAYGNALLLATGRKPNTEGLGLENTAIEVNERGAIVVDDVLKTTVDHIWALGDVNGGPQFTYISLDDFRIVKDQLFGAGKYTRKQRNNVPYSVFIDPVLSQVGLNENMAKEQGIAYKVVTLPAAAIPRARVVQQTDGLLKALVDPDSQEILGCTLFCAESSEMINIVRVAMEAKLPYTFLRDTIFTHPTMSEALNDLFAVSID
- a CDS encoding carboxymuconolactone decarboxylase family protein; the protein is MEQRIDYYNLAPVAIEIMMEMEKYTKTTGIDRKLRELIKIRASQINGCAYCINMHTADSRKMGETEQRLYCISAWRECTFYSDAEKVALELTEHVTLIPTKRVPDELYQRVREHYDERQYVDLVLIINQINSWNRISIAMGNTATEK